A stretch of the Musa acuminata AAA Group cultivar baxijiao chromosome BXJ2-7, Cavendish_Baxijiao_AAA, whole genome shotgun sequence genome encodes the following:
- the LOC135617333 gene encoding gallate 1-beta-glucosyltransferase-like has translation MEGDSGSQCNMPHLLMVSFAAQGHLNPLLRLAKRIAANGLLVTLCSTDDIRHRISSFTANAALGNPTPVGRGFIRFEFFSDSLAVDDPRRGDLDFLMPLLRATGPPALADLIRRHVDAGRPVSCVVNNPFLPWVLDVAADLGIPSGVLWVQSCAVFTTYYCYYHSLVKFPTEDNPNVTVNLPGLPPLKAQELPSFLLPSSPYKVLAKVILEQFANISKASWVLANSFEELEHEAIDAISHRLPLIPVGPLVEPDHKSQSSNIRSDIFKAGDCMEWLETQAPLSVVYVSVGSVVVLSKEEMEELAWGLKDCGRPFLWVVRSDAQALLPEGFIEAAAEPGLVVAWSPQDRVLAHPAIACFVTHCGWNSTLEALTAGVPVVTYPQWGDQVPGSKFLVEVYGVGVRLRSPAAREEVERCVDAVTRGEGAEAIRGRAAEWREAATKAVAEGGSSDRHIQAFVDEIRKRAPGGGHVDSDGTI, from the coding sequence ATGGAAGGAGACAGCGGCAGCCAATGCAACATGCCTCACCTCCTCATGGTCTCCTTCGCTGCCCAAGGCCACCTCAATCCACTGCTCCGCCTGGCCAAGCGCATCGCCGCCAACGGCCTCCTCGTCACCCTCTGCTCCACCGACGACATCCGCCACCGGATCTCCTCCTTCACCGCCAACGCCGCCCTTGGCAACCCCACGCCCGTCGGCCGTGGCTTCATCCGCTTCGAGTTCTTCTCCGACAGCCTGGCCGTCGACGACCCCCGCCGCGGCGACCTCGATTTCCTCATGCCCCTCCTCCGAGCGACCGGCCCGCCGGCCCTCGCTGACCTCATCCGCCGCCATGTGGACGCCGGTCGCCCGGTGTCCTGCGTCGTGAACAACCCCTTCTTGCCATGGGTGCTCGACGTGGCCGCCGACTTGGGCATCCCCAGCGGCGTCCTCTGGGTTCAGTCCTGCGCCGTCTTCACCACCTACTACTGCTACTACCACTCCCTGGTCAAGTTCCCCACCGAGGACAACCCCAACGTCACGGTGAATCTGCCGGGCTTACCTCCCCTGAAGGCGCAGGAGCTCCCTAGCTTCCTCCTCCCGTCCTCCCCATACAAGGTGCTGGCGAAGGTGATCCTGGAGCAGTTCGCCAACATCTCAAAGGCGTCGTGGGTGTTAGCCAACTCCTTCGAGGAGCTCGAGCACGAGGCCATCGACGCCATCTCCCACCGGCTACCCCTCATACCCGTGGGGCCTCTCGTGGAGCCGGACCACAAGTCGCAGTCCTCCAACATCCGGAGCGACATCTTCAAGGCAGGCGACTGCATGGAGTGGCTGGAGACGCAGGCGCCGCTCTCCGTCGTGTACGTGTCGGTGGGTAGCGTGGTCGTGCTGAGcaaggaggagatggaggagCTGGCCTGGGGGCTCAAGGACTGCGGCCGGCCCTTCCTATGGGTGGTGCGCAGCGACGCGCAGGCGCTGCTCCCGGAGGGCTTCATCGAGGCGGCCGCCGAACCGGGGCTGGTGGTGGCGTGGAGCCCGCAGGATCGCGTGCTCGCCCACCCCGCCATCGCCTGCTTCGTGACACACTGCGGCTGGAACTCCACGCTCGAGGCGCTGACGGCCGGCGTGCCGGTGGTGACGTACCCACAGTGGGGGGACCAGGTGCCGGGCTCGAAGTTCCTGGTGGAGGTGTACGGCGTCGGGGTGCGGCTGCGTTCTCCGGCGGCGCGGGAGGAGGTGGAGCGTTGCGTGGACGCGGTGACGCGGGGTGAGGGGGCGGAGGCGATCAGGGGGAGGGCGGCGGAGTGGAGGGAGGCGGCGACCAAGGCGGTGGCGGAGGGCGGCTCGTCGGATCGCCACATCCAAGCCTTTGTGGACGAGATCCGGAAGAGAGCCCCCGGTGGCGGCCATGTCGACAGCGATGGCACGATTTGA